Genomic window (Oryza sativa Japonica Group chromosome 3, ASM3414082v1):
aagccgactcccggtccatcaccgcaaatactctcccgaggcatcgagtcacctacacatgaaataaacaaagaaaccatattccgagaccaagctatccccaacttgactcattgttagcaaacaacagtattacatacgtataatatccatctagaagccataaccatgaaacaatcacggatatccaaacaaacaacccgaaaccgaaatcgacgtagcgtcggccggtcaaaccgtgggccggccggtctgaccgcttaATCACCACCGGTCTCACCGGTATACACCACCCGGTCGGACtggtcacataaaataacagtgaatccgatcatcacctgaaaattgattatctccaaaaccacttcgacgataatctccaaatatcaaaaccaataatcatagatgccaattattcatcacagaataagaatcaaaacacactttgatcttACACGGTCGACCGCACTCCACCACCGGCACCCCGGGGGACtagtcaccgccgccgccgccataggCTTCTTCGGCTGACCACACTAGGCTTCTCCGGCCGACTGCGCTCTGTCGCCAACATCCCAGGGGACTACTCTTCGCCGCCACCTTGGGCTTCTTTTGTCTCCATCTCCTCTCAGTTCAAGggtagagagagatggagggggAAGGAGGTAGAAGAGTGAGAGTAGATATAgagaccgacatgtgggcccattatttttaaaaatattttttgccaCGCCGGAGTGCCACGTCAGCCAGTTTATGCCAAAACCGCCCAAAACAATGCTCGGGGGTAGTTTATCTAGTTTGCATAGTTAAGGATGTAAAGTGCTTGGTTTTCGAGAACAGGAAggtaattcataactttttttcCTTCATTTTATTGAAAAGTGTTATGAGGATTGACACAGTTGGAGCCTctcatgttgtttttttttaaaaaaattattccaAGGATTATCGGGTGGCCGACTTGCGCCCTTCCCTAATTCGTATATACATTCCATTATATCTTATATTAGCTCATGTAAATGTTATAAATtgatactttattttttttcatgttatttTGGGAATTTCTATATTTGTTATCAATGTGATAATTTATATGCTTTTTCTTGTCCTTTTAGAATTACTAAGAAAATTCCTTCTCTTGATTCTTTGTTCAATCCCTTGCACAGACATGAGTTTTGCTCGCCTTCCAGTTTTTATCTATGACCCTCTCTAGACCAGTGCTGCTAGTTGACCACTCTATCAAGTCCGTATTAAGTCTAAGACTTACCACAtgaaacctaaccagttgagctattaACAATTTAGTCACGAGTGCTCGCATTTACAGTTAATTACTCTTTCAGCGGTATGTGAGACGTACTCGTCAACAACAAGATGCCTAAGGTGGCTTCATCATTCTCAGGATATATATGTCAGgctaacactggtggagaagtagtTTTTACTcctggttcgtaacccccctttagtctcggttttccaaccggaactacgaatccgggactaaagatcgctatatttagtcccgggtgaaataaccgggagtaaaaatctatctttagtcccggttggtgtagaTAGAGCCAGGCCGATCCCTGGCTGCTCCTTTATTatattcttttcttcattgtttttaatatattgatttcactccatccccatccccaaaatcccaaatcaattatcacctccaaatcctcaaatcgatcatctccaaatacatcacaaaatcttttaaaaaaattacatcacaacttctacaaaattcatcacaaatacatcacatattcatatcacacacaaatcaaatacatctcaaatccggatcacaaattctcaaaaaaaaataaaacaagccGCCATCTTCCGCCTGCCGCCCAGCCGCCACCTTCCGCCTTCCGCCAGCCAGcgccgcgcgccggccgccgcgcgaggCCGGTGCCGCGCCTGCAGATCGGGGATgagtggggggagggggaggaggagcctcgcgtggcgccgccgcctgcagatcggggaggaggggggagggggaggagaaggagaggagggggaggaggagaggatcctCCGCGTGTAAGATAgcgaggagaaggggaggagaagaagagatagaaccgggagggaggaggggaggaggagatatgTATCTCGATCCCGCACGCCTTGATCTCTCCGCGCCTCGATCTCTCCACGCATGCTGATCTTTtttcctggttggtgttaccaaccgagactaaagattgatctttaatcccggttggtaacactaaccgggactaaagatattagAGGGGTTTGACATCACCTACcgttttttaaccgggactaaagatgatctaccaaccgggactaaagatcaaaaagtagctctaaccttttcaaccgggactaaagataatctttagtcctggtttttattgcaaccgggactattgtggaatttggtcgaccgtccaaagatggtttctccaccagtgtaatcTTTCGAATGTACTTATGAGGATATGGTGTGCGTGTGTACGTTTTATAGGGATGAGTGTGCACATCTGTTTGTATTGTTTCTAATAAAAAGGTTGGGTGCACTTGTCCAGCACATATGTGGTACTTGCACTCTTGTAAGTTAGTCTCACGTATCAAATACACGTAAGCAACAAAAGTTatagttttttaataaaatagtttgttatttttgtaattttatgAAATGTTTGGCTTAAGTTGTAGCTAAGTGATAGTTTTGATAAAATAATTGTAGttatgtgaaatttactttatAAAACTTGAGTGGTAGACCTATGCCCTGATCCCTACGTCAAAACCTTAAAAGGGCGgttattttttaagttgtgTGAATTTGTTTGTGAAATTAGACGAATCCAAATCAACAAAATGTGAAACTACAAAAAATTTCTAAAATGAGGTCAACTAACATGATTTGTACATACGGATGAGAACTGTGAGGTAGTACAGCTATAAAGAAATAGAGCAAAACTTTGGGATGTAGAagtgattgaaaaaaaaataaacacacAAGATGAATTTCCTTAGAATTACTATATGTTTTAGATAGCAACAAGATAGTATTTTTGTAGTATTAAAAGAAGGATTTGggggtttctttttttcttttttttgagaaactatTTGGGGGTTTCCGAATGGGCTTGCATGCCTACATAGCTACATGGGATGGGAACTAGGGAGACAAACAGTACAACCGCGGGTCCCAAGAGAATATAGTCTGTTCTTCTCGTTAAGACACAGCATCAACAAACTAGTAACTAATTAGATTACGAGACATACACAAGGTTAACAAACTAAGTAATTCGCATAGCTAAGCTTATTTTCACGTGCAAGCATGTGACGACCCTGTTAAGAGAATTGACCTCACATCAAGAGTCATGATCGAAGCTTAATTTTTACTAGTACGTACTTTAACCTCCTGAGACCCAAAAGGTCCTATAAACctccaaaaaaaatgaagaaaacacCAAAATAAAGGCCCCAAATGCTTAGCGCCTTAGCCAATCGATTTAATATACACTTGATTAGTACTAATCAATCCAAAGCAATGATGCATTAATTGACTACGTGGAAGGTTAGCGAGGGCGCTGTCAGCCACTGGAACGTTGTGAGACCGGCACGAGACAGATTAGTCAAGCGGTACGGTTGCCGGTTGGTTCCGGCAGTGAGACCAATTcattccccctctccctctctctctctctctctctctctctcctcacgtCACATGAATCTCGAGAAAGTATGTAGAAATTGGCAAAGTTCTTGTGACGGATTAATCAGGTCATGTGAAGAAACAATCCCTTCCCTTCTCATCAAGGAGTTGCTAAACCCATCATCAACCTTATCCaacaaaactttcaaatttagcCGTTCTAAAATTGAAACCCTCTTCCACTCTCCCAGGTCCCTTTTTTTGGACGAGAAAACGCATGCGAAACGGGGGAAATTTGGatggtttttatttttcttttcgtcGAAACGCACCACTGGCTATCGCGTCGTCCACTACTATTCTCGCTCTCCCCTCTACCAAGGCCCCCACGCCACGCACGCGCACAAAGTCTGAGGCGGAACTAACCCACCAATCCGCCACCAACCCAGAGCGCCGAGAAGCCCAACCGCGGCGAGCAGTGTGCCACGGGCCGGCGCGCCGGCGAACTCCTCCTCCtatgctcgccgccggcgatgccCAGCCCGCTGAAGGAGCGACCCGCCGGCCGActcggccgcctcctcgccgcgctccgcccGGCGCGCGCTGGCCCGCTCCCCGTCCAGACAGGCTTCCCCACCTCCCTCGCTGACCTCGTCGTCAAGAACCATGGCCGCCTCAAGAAGCCCTCCGCCTCGGCGTCCAGGCGCAAGAAGCGCGGCGGGCCGGAGGCTCccccctcgccctcgccctcgccctcgccttcccctccgccgcagccttcctcgccaccaccaccaccaccatccccgCCGCCTGCGGCCGCTGTCTCGGTCTCGCCGCCAACCCAGCCGAGACCGAGACCGGAACTTCCGCCGGTGGaggccgtcctccgccgccagcCCAAGGGCCGCGTGTTCGGCCTTGGGCTGGGGTTCGTCTCGCTCGTCGGCGTGGTGTCGCTCGCCCTCCTCGTGATCTGGAGCAAGAAGGTGGTCGCggccgtcaccgtcgcctccTTCTCGCTCTTCCTGCTCGAGTCCGTCAGGTCCTCCGCGCTttcccggcggccgcggcggccggcggcgaacaACAAGCTGGATTTGGACGGGCGCGGCTACGTCTCGCCGATCCGGGAGGTGGAGCCGGCGAGGGCAAGCTTCTCCGATTCCTCCAGGCGAAGCGAGTTATCCATCCTCACCATTGAGGAGAGAAGCGAGGTAGGCGACGATTCGATAGTCGCCATTGAGGAGAGAATcgcggcaggcggcgacgaCTCAAGCAACGCCAAGGTCAAGACCAAGAAACGGTCATGGAGGAAGCTGATTCCCCGCAAGTTACAGAAGGGCATGAAGGGCAAGGAGGCGGAGGATTCGTCGGGTTCTTTCCGCAGCAGCGAAGGCAACCGAGGTGACGCCACGGCGACGGATTCCTCGGACTCTCGCCGTGGAATGCGCACCAAGGCCGCGGACGCCTTCGTCGCCAGATCGATGGATTCTTCGCCGTCTTTCCGCGGGAACGGAGGCGACACGGACGCCGACGCTTACAGCAATGCCACGCGGGTAGAAATCGACGCGCCGGCCGATGTCCTCGCCGGAGACGGCGACGCCGTGGGAGGGACCCGGTCCTCCGTCGCGCTCCTCGTCGTTGCCGTCGTTCTCGTAGGCCTCGTCGCCGGCAAGCTCCCGGCCGTCGTGTTCACCGTGCTTTGCGGCGTGTTCATTAGCTCGGTTCAGAGATTGCCGGCGGGCGGTGACGGCAACGGCGATCGGAGCTTTACATGGTGGTTTAGGATCAAACCCAAAGATGTAAATTAGTGGCAGAAGAAAGGGGAGAGTTGAGTGACAAAAGAAAGAAGCAGCAAATACATAAATATTTGTTCTTGTTGCTCGTGTCGTTCGTGCTTTGCATTCATTCCTTACTGAATCGGAACTCGAAGTGCAATGTTAACTTAACAACGTTATGTAGTGTTTAGatgggctaaaactttttagccccagtcacatcagatgtttgtacgctaatttagagtattaaacatagattaataaaaaactaattttataaatgagagctaatccgcgagacgattttttaagcctaattaattcataattatcaaaagtttactgtagcatcacattgtcaaaattatggcgtaattagactcaaaagattcgtctcgcaattagtccaagcttatggaatgggttttgtaattagtgtatgtttaatactccaaattagtgtccaaacatccgatgtgacagggacttggaATAAGTCCCTGGAAACCAAACATCCCCTTAGAGTCTCGCCCGAAATCTGTCTGCAGTTCATCCTTAGGATTACAGCTTTCTTTGCACcgtgttgtttttttaaacaaTCCGATAGTGCGATGATTCTATTGATTGAGCAGAAAAAATTACAAGCCTGTATAACCCTCGAAGGCATAGCCTCGAAAAGAAAACAACCACATCATGCTTCTACAACCAAATCGCGCTACTGAAGGGTAAATGAACACGACACCCCTAAGAAAAGAATCTTCTAGACGATGCCACCCAAAAGTATCGCCACCGCCTGTCGTGAGAATCCAAGACAAGATTTTCACTCGAAGAAATCCAACAGGGAGAGCATAGGAGATCATACAACAACACCTCAAGGGAAAAGCGGTGCCCGCAGACGTGGTCATTACTGGCCCCAAGGCTGGGCTTTTGTCCGTGATCTTTCTGCTCTCCCGAGTCGAGGTCAATCCGGAAACAGCAGCCCACCACCCGTCCACCTTCGACACGCAGCCACCGTGCCAGCGCCTCGTCGCCAGTCAGCCTTCAGGAGGGAGCTCGACCACTGACGCACTCCGAATCCATCCAGGTAGTTGggctggagagggagagggtgagagagaagaatggatcCTCCCTCCCTTGCACTAGCCCACCGACGTGGCAATCTTATGACGACAAAGCGTCGTCGCAAGAGGACAAGCGTCTATATCCAAGCCCGTTGCAGGCCCACAGCACCCACCTCACAACACCACCATCGCCGCTACCTCGGCTGGATATCCCATGGCAGCACCCCCACCTCAAGCCGTGCGCCCGCCGCGAACTCCCATAGCCCCCGCCACCACACCACTCTCGACAATCACCTTTATCATGCTGGCGCCCCATCGTCGCTGCCTGTTGCGCACTGATCTCTTACCATTGGCCATGCACCGCCGTCGACTGTGACTACGTGTCGCAAGTCCTCCTACTGCTACCAGCCATGTCCTGTGGCCTTCTGCTGTTGCCACTTGTGCCCCTCGCCGACCGGGTTAgcctcgccaccgtcgccccCTCGCCCACTGCCACAACAACATCCGTCTCTTCCGGCCAAATCTGGTGTGGAAGGGCCTCGATCTAGCCATTGGGGCCGGATCCACGCTCCGTTGTCACTGCGCCTGCTCCTTCCCCACCTCCTGCCACAAACCTCTCCTCCGCTGCCATCTCCGGAACCGCGGGGTGGGCACCGGATCTAAGGTAGAGGACACAAGATCCGCCGTGCATACCTCTCCCCCACCTCCTGCCCGTCCCTCTGCACACACCGCCTCCACGC
Coding sequences:
- the LOC4333633 gene encoding uncharacterized protein; the protein is MPSPLKERPAGRLGRLLAALRPARAGPLPVQTGFPTSLADLVVKNHGRLKKPSASASRRKKRGGPEAPPSPSPSPSPSPPPQPSSPPPPPPSPPPAAAVSVSPPTQPRPRPELPPVEAVLRRQPKGRVFGLGLGFVSLVGVVSLALLVIWSKKVVAAVTVASFSLFLLESVRSSALSRRPRRPAANNKLDLDGRGYVSPIREVEPARASFSDSSRRSELSILTIEERSEVGDDSIVAIEERIAAGGDDSSNAKVKTKKRSWRKLIPRKLQKGMKGKEAEDSSGSFRSSEGNRGDATATDSSDSRRGMRTKAADAFVARSMDSSPSFRGNGGDTDADAYSNATRVEIDAPADVLAGDGDAVGGTRSSVALLVVAVVLVGLVAGKLPAVVFTVLCGVFISSVQRLPAGGDGNGDRSFTWWFRIKPKDVN